Below is a window of Populus alba chromosome 2, ASM523922v2, whole genome shotgun sequence DNA.
GTTCATAAATCCTTTAACAGGGCTTAATTGAGAGGAGTTTTTTTTACGTTTATACATGGATAGGAATGCATTGTTGcaacaaaaatacaatattaaataatattctaaaacgCATGGGGAAAGTAATTCTAAAACGTAAGGGGAAAGCACTCTAGCTTTCCCCGTATCTTCTATGCATAAgtgattgaaagtttttttttttttttttaatgcctttcactttactcattattaatatattattattattattattattattattattattattattattattattatttaactttcttcttcttctttttgtttttaattttttttaatgaatttttttgtttgatttagtttgttaatgttaatttttttatttagttatcagactttcatgatatagatctcgggtttgatgagttaacctggtttaacgagttaacccggattttttttttttcgtttagtttagtttgttaatgttaaatttctttctatttaattattagattttcatgacacgtatcttgggtttgacgagttaacttggtttgatgggttaacccagttaattctaattaaacctgtcaaaatttttttttttctatttagttatccaactttcatgacacaaatctcaggtttgacagattaacctgatttgaagggttaactcagttaatttagattttttttcttcattagttttttttttttttttttttttctgttggtcttttttctttgtttttttttgttttaattaatctatttcattatcatttttttttttacacgacCTTACAGTCAGACCTACATCCAAGGCTATTGAGTCTGGTATTGTAGCTAaatccacttaaacttgggtcatgcaagtttaatattattattaatattataaatattacttttaggtcaggcgttgcagccaaactcaaGACTTTTTGGTATAGTTTTACAGAAAtgcctaatatttttaaattttattttttatatatattttttatgcaaaaaaaaaattatgatccgCAGCCCGAGTCATGTACCTAGTCTATTTGCAATGTATGTAGCTCATCAAACTTCTACCTTGGGAACGCTAAAAGCTGAAGAACagctattttatttattccatACATATCGTTTCACACGGGCAGTCATGAACGCTTCAATTCTGGTAGAAACTGGTAATGCATACTCCAATTTCTGCAAAACGCAATTTTAAGCAGTAATCTACTTGAAGAACTCCATGACCCAAAAATGACAAACAAAGGTTTCAAATTTGATGCCACGGAATCCAGCTGCAGTGGCCAGGGCCATGAATTCATCTTCAGTCCGTTCTTTCCCTCCTGGGTTTTGAGACATCATCATCATTACATCAAGTTGCGAGATCGCTTTCGCAGCGGGGCTTGTCTTGGCCGTGATCGGAAGAACTGATTCCATAACAATTACCTTCCCATCCTCTGGAATAGCTTTGTAGCAGTTCTTCAACAACTTCAAGCAGTGATCATCACTCCAATTATGGAGTATCCACTATAAGATTATATATCCATTAGTCGTTATTAGTGATTTTGGTGTCTAAAATTGAGCAAGTAGATTATATATATGCTGTCAGAATTTTGGTACCTTTAGGAAAATGGCATCTCCTTTGGGAACACTTTCAAACATATCTCCTCCCACGTGCTCCACACCTGCATGAGAAACCAGTTCCCACTTTCATTGTCTAGTCTTTAATTTCCTTGTCCTATAAAGCCTGTGATTCTCTGCaaacttctcttcttttcttttgggttCACTGAGAACATTTTTATGGTAAAGTATATGTGTGGCCTGTCATGTTTTAGATTGTGGCACCTGAAATTTCAGATTTTGATCGTACGAGGTTTGAAGTTTCAGGCAGATTCATTAATGAATACGGAGCATGTTATCATGTTTTCCTAAATTCTCTCAATTTGTCAATTTAATTTCCCCACATTGTTTGATTAACCTTAATCAATGACGGAAACATAAGCACGTATCAGCGGAACCAGAGAGAATAAAATGTAAcaattaccataaattaaacGTAAGGAGAGGAGGAACAAAACATACCAGGATAGGCCGGCGCATGCTCTATAACATGTGGCAAGTCGAAATTGATACCCTTGATTTGGGGATATTTTGAGGTTACTGCCTTCAAAGTGTGTCCCAAGCCACCACCAATATCAACCAGCTGTTTCAGGTTCTTGAAACCATCGTATTTCTCAAGCATATGTCCATTTACAATAGTGGTTTGGTTGTACATTGCTGTGTTGAATACCTGATTGAACCTAGGGTCCAAGCCAGGGTACTCAAAGGCTTGTACTCCATGGACTCTGACAAACGCAACTCCTCCTTCAAGAACTGCATCTTTTAGTTGAGACCTAGCAGGAAACGGATAAACATTGAGATTAGCTAGCGGCCCTTGTCAACAAAATAGAGAGAGATATGGGAGAGAAATGATGATAAGAGGTACAATgtttactaatattattatagtaaattgaagcaagcaaaaattaaatagaaaaaatgtgACAATAGATAGGGAGTGACAAACCAGCCCTGTAAGATGACGTTTTCTTGAATCATGGCCATGAAGGGGGCCAAAGAAACACCATTTTGGTTGCGCACAAAGTACTTGGACACAGGAGCAAGACTGTAGAACCTCTCCGAGCCATCGACAAAACAACAAAGCACTTGGTGGCTAGCCAAGAGCCTTAGAATACGGTCCAGCATCTTTGGTGTATCGGGGTTATCTGTTGGCAACTTGGCTGCGATATTTGCAGCAGAGAGTTTGACATCTGGACCTGCTTTGGCTATGATCTCAAAGATGCCAAGCTGAATCGCCGTGTGTAGAGTCATGGGTAGCACTGAGCTCAAAGCTAGTTGCATGGCATATCCAAAGTTTTCATCTTTTGCTTCATCAACTTGACTCGCGTGATTTTCTATAGAAGATGCCATAATGCTTTTTGAGGATGTTGATCAATTTTAGATAGAAGAAACCGGATGGGTTTATGAATATTCGGCTtcaaaagtatttataatgGAAGAGTGGATGAAATAGTTGACAATGGAGTAATCTTTTTACTCTAggtgaaaaaaaactgaaaaatgaatttaatccagaataccaaaaaaaaattaacataaaaacaaatatattcttgtaaactacaacaaataaataaaagaagatgtCGTAAGAAAAtagtcaacaaataaaaaacaatcgaGAGGGAAATTAAGAAGTGATGGTAAAAAAGGGCCCTTAGTCCTTACTTTTCTTGACCATGACAACTAAAGCACTGAGATTGTTATCTAtttttgacagtgtggtagtggttgcttttcaaataacttttcatgctgaaatgtatgctaatgatatttttttcatttaaaaaaaattatttttgacatcagcacatcaaaacgatccaaaacatataaaccatattaaattttagaaaaaatttaaaaaaattgaattttttgggaATGCGGTTTCAACCGCATTCCCAAACGGTTTATCATGGTAGGCTTTGTATTTTCATAAACAGACAACATAGGTGATGCAGACGAGTTAAATCAGTGAGGAGAGCTTCTTTGAAAACAAAGATTCACTCTCGAGTTCTTCCGGTTTGATTCAGGTGGCCAGCAAGCTGGTTCACACTCCCATCAACTCAAGTCAAGCCTACCTTGCAGCAAAaatcactaccagaaattcatttaataaaaacagaTGTACCAACAGAATATTTTTATCGGTAATTTGAGGTTGAAATTACCGACAATAATTTTTCTGTTCATAATTCAGTCGGTAACTACTGATGGACAGTGTACGTCAATAGTTACTGACTAAATTACGGACAGAaagtttagaattaaaaaaaaaaagacggtttgctgacgtggaggttttggcgggtgatttttaccgacagaatcaTTGGCGGATTCAAAACGGCAACCCCATATAATGACGTGACTGGTTCACCGTTTAAAATGCCGATGAAATCATCGAGGGATTCAGAATGACAAATTCGTACAGTGACATGTCGATTTTTCCTTTAGAATAGCTGACGAATTATTTCGTCGGTGAAACCGTCAGAAAAACTTAATATATGCCCTCTCTCCCGACCCTCTCCTCccttatttctccttcttcttcctaatcccaaCTCTTCCCATTTGCAAACAACCAGCCACCCACCTcccccccaaacaaaaatctccctcatctcGGCACAAcaatttatatttcttgaagttttgtggtcacaacatccgtgtttTGATTTACCgatgaattttatcaatttttgtaaggaattctatctttttaaattttaacatttaaatatcatttttttttagtatatgtattttgttagtagatgtacatgttttattgttatttctcaaacaaacttgtagtatatgaatgtataactttatacctgttatggtttgttttagattttgtaagattgtatttgtttctaaattgttaaaactttatggaattaccgaattacatgtattattttgaaataattaatagcttgcttaatagGTTCGTTTTAAGTTCTATCAATGGTATTCTGGAGTggtaattttcatatatatatatagacgatgataatgaatatttaatatttataagaagttgtgattggtttgttggataatctcgaggtaaagtaatatttttgcaagtttatttacctaacttagttaattaatacatgatgtcatcataattttttagaggTTCAGTATAAGTTATGAATGATCGTTGATGGATGTTCATCAATTTTAGATAGAAGAAACTGGATGGGTTTATGAATATTCGGCCtcaaaagtatttataatgGAAGAGTGGATGAAATAGTTGACAATGGAGTAATCTTTGTATTAgaggtggaaaaaaaaaactaaaaaattgatttaatcaagAATACCGAAAAACAAttgacacaaaaacaaatatattcttgtaaactacaacaaataaataaaagaagatgcCGTAAGAAAAtagtaaacaaataaataacagtGGAGAGGGAAATTAAGAAGTGATGGTAAAGAAGGGCCCTTAGTCCTTACTTTTCTTGGCCATGACAACTAAAGCACTGAGATTGACATCCACTCTTCATGGTGGGCTCTGCTTTTTCATAAACAGACAACATAAGTACTGCAGACGAGTTAAATCAGTGAGGAGAGCTTCTTTGAAAACGAAGATTCACTCTCGAGTTCTTCCAAGTCTCACTCACGTGGCCAGCAAGCTGGTTCACCCTCCCATCAATTccactaaatttatttaatataaaaatatatatactgacaaaatattttaatcggtaatttaatattaaaattatcaacagcaaaaaatatactataaacTTTTAGacaatgtcaatttttttttctcactttcgCAACTCtgcttttaaaaagtaactCAGTAAGTTATACATTCCACCaagcattctttttttaatctgctcatcatcatttcttttcttttatgaaaaagatTGCTCACCATCCATGGCCGTACTCCAAATTAgttaaacaaatcaaaccaacaactgttataaaaaaaaaaaaaaattaaaacccatttcaaaatataaaaaaccctcacaaaaaaatccaacaacCATTCATTTGTCTCAAATCAATTGATCAGTGCATAAatcaattagttatttttttagaattgtggtgagagttgtttttttaaagtaatt
It encodes the following:
- the LOC118063471 gene encoding cathecol O-methyltransferase 1-like, which translates into the protein MASSIENHASQVDEAKDENFGYAMQLALSSVLPMTLHTAIQLGIFEIIAKAGPDVKLSAANIAAKLPTDNPDTPKMLDRILRLLASHQVLCCFVDGSERFYSLAPVSKYFVRNQNGVSLAPFMAMIQENVILQGWSQLKDAVLEGGVAFVRVHGVQAFEYPGLDPRFNQVFNTAMYNQTTIVNGHMLEKYDGFKNLKQLVDIGGGLGHTLKAVTSKYPQIKGINFDLPHVIEHAPAYPGVEHVGGDMFESVPKGDAIFLKWILHNWSDDHCLKLLKNCYKAIPEDGKVIVMESVLPITAKTSPAAKAISQLDVMMMMSQNPGGKERTEDEFMALATAAGFRGIKFETFVCHFWVMEFFK